From Desulfuromonadaceae bacterium, one genomic window encodes:
- a CDS encoding DUF932 domain-containing protein: MMKNNVKIPDTEKWFASPTTSYEGSLEEVRAYVPKFEKRTFGSSLEKPIYRGEETLFESPIIPSGVNPYYDTIVRLPLPTETEVPVVPIGIVSPQYCLLQHHQVFDEVLNVLPTLKVQSEEITTQLKLTPFGERMHLSLVFPERYGFSVTNPEDKLFLRLECFNSVEGSARLMIFMSWLRLVCSNGMMIVKKRTEYQKRHDKTMEIGDIGDILKDGIATVSQEKKRYLKNAQRLVTKDTLQKWVNGPLAKRWGVKAAVRTWHILQSGHDVVLADPFEKGLPTEKTVINEKPVPGAVLPGNTVYAVVQALAWLAKERKDIQEQLVWKEQIDDVIQPLLKKKAA, encoded by the coding sequence ATGATGAAGAACAACGTAAAAATACCCGATACCGAGAAGTGGTTTGCCTCACCAACCACTTCCTATGAAGGTTCCCTTGAAGAAGTTCGAGCCTATGTACCGAAATTTGAAAAACGGACGTTTGGTTCTTCCTTGGAAAAACCAATCTATCGAGGGGAAGAAACCTTGTTTGAAAGTCCCATCATTCCCTCCGGTGTCAACCCATACTACGACACCATCGTCAGACTTCCACTGCCTACAGAAACAGAAGTGCCCGTTGTGCCAATCGGTATTGTTTCGCCACAATATTGTTTATTGCAGCACCATCAGGTATTCGACGAGGTGTTGAACGTCCTCCCCACTCTGAAAGTTCAATCCGAAGAAATAACCACTCAATTGAAACTGACCCCATTCGGCGAAAGAATGCATCTGAGCCTGGTTTTTCCAGAGAGATACGGTTTTTCAGTTACAAATCCGGAAGACAAGCTATTCTTACGCCTGGAGTGCTTCAATTCGGTCGAAGGCAGCGCACGACTTATGATTTTTATGAGCTGGCTGAGGCTGGTCTGCTCAAACGGGATGATGATAGTCAAAAAGCGAACCGAGTATCAAAAGCGACATGACAAAACCATGGAGATTGGCGATATCGGAGACATTTTAAAAGATGGCATAGCCACTGTTTCGCAAGAAAAAAAGCGTTATCTCAAGAATGCACAACGGTTGGTCACAAAAGATACTCTGCAAAAGTGGGTTAATGGTCCACTGGCAAAACGCTGGGGCGTGAAAGCGGCTGTACGTACGTGGCATATTTTGCAAAGTGGACATGATGTAGTTCTAGCCGATCCGTTTGAAAAAGGTTTGCCTACCGAAAAGACCGTCATCAATGAGAAGCCTGTGCCCGGTGCAGTTCTGCCGGGCAACACGGTCTACGCCGTTGTGCAGGCACTGGCTTGGTTGGCAAAAGAGCGAAAGGATATTCAGGAACAGCTGGTCTGGAAAGAACAGATCGACGACGTGATACAACCGTTGCTGAAGAAGAAAGCGGCTTAG
- a CDS encoding helix-turn-helix domain-containing protein: MNEFGRYIREKREQLLQSDKSFSLRQVAGRIGIEPTYLSKIERGGLAPPSEQVVLKLAHELGENPDILLAIGGKVSQELKEIILQRPELMADLLRQIKDMPEHAILRIVREVKDGDW; this comes from the coding sequence ATGAATGAATTTGGTCGCTATATCAGGGAAAAGCGCGAGCAGTTGCTTCAAAGTGATAAGAGCTTTTCGCTTCGTCAAGTCGCGGGTCGTATCGGAATTGAGCCGACCTATCTGAGCAAGATTGAACGAGGCGGCCTGGCTCCACCTTCAGAGCAAGTGGTTCTCAAGCTGGCCCATGAGTTAGGCGAGAACCCGGACATTCTCCTGGCAATCGGGGGGAAGGTGTCACAGGAGTTGAAAGAGATTATTTTGCAGCGACCTGAATTGATGGCTGATCTTTTACGCCAGATCAAGGATATGCCTGAACATGCAATCCTCAGAATTGTTCGCGAGGTGAAGGACGGGGATTGGTAA
- a CDS encoding ABC transporter permease, whose product MAHDVDRLPPFNRWLPFLTLFNKEILRFLRVASQTLITPIITASLYLFVFGATLGDRISVLEGFSYAQFVIPGLILMGVINNSFANTASSLFMSRYLGNVVDLLVTPITPPQFIMAYTLAAMLRGLAVGCAVWAISTVFAGLPWVHPGAAILMAILASFLFAQFGLIVAIIANDFDALSMYTNFLILPLIYLGGVFYPISILPPFWAGFSHLNPMLYLIDGFRHAILGVGDLSFTVAFGVVAAMATALFSVAALLIGKGYRLRN is encoded by the coding sequence ATGGCGCATGACGTGGACCGTTTGCCGCCCTTTAACCGTTGGCTGCCTTTTCTGACCCTGTTCAACAAGGAAATTCTGCGTTTTTTGCGCGTCGCCTCGCAGACATTGATTACCCCGATTATCACCGCGTCGCTCTATCTCTTTGTCTTCGGCGCCACCCTCGGCGACCGCATCAGCGTTCTCGAAGGATTCAGCTACGCGCAGTTCGTCATCCCCGGTCTGATCCTGATGGGGGTGATCAACAATTCGTTCGCCAATACCGCGTCGTCGCTCTTCATGTCGCGCTATCTGGGCAATGTGGTCGATCTGCTGGTGACGCCGATTACCCCGCCGCAATTCATCATGGCCTATACGTTGGCGGCGATGCTGCGGGGGCTGGCGGTCGGGTGCGCGGTCTGGGCAATCTCCACCGTTTTCGCCGGGTTGCCATGGGTCCACCCCGGCGCGGCAATCCTGATGGCGATCCTCGCCAGCTTCCTCTTCGCCCAGTTCGGCCTGATCGTCGCGATCATCGCCAACGATTTCGATGCACTGTCGATGTACACCAACTTCCTGATCCTGCCCTTGATCTACCTCGGCGGGGTCTTCTACCCGATCTCGATCCTGCCACCGTTCTGGGCCGGATTCTCGCACCTCAACCCGATGCTCTACCTGATCGACGGCTTCCGCCACGCCATCCTCGGGGTCGGTGATCTCTCCTTCACGGTGGCGTTCGGGGTGGTTGCCGCGATGGCGACGGCGCTGTTCAGCGTCGCGGCGTTGCTGATCGGCAAGGGATATCGGTTGCGCAATTGA
- a CDS encoding ABC transporter ATP-binding protein translates to MSCLALDIRNLEKNYGGPTVVDNLTLSIKPGEIFGLLGPNGAGKSTTINMVAGVTRIGSGTISIFGYDNRRDYRTARRLTGVMHQEIVIDNFFSIERALKIHAGYFGVVDDPAWRNLLIDRLGLRPHLGKVMFKLSGGLKRRFMIAKALVHKPRLLILDEPTAGVDVELRHTLWEFVREINTQGTTILLTTHYLEEAEQMCDRIAIMHHGKLVALEKTADLTARHGQRHLELTLKEALTVMPDTLAQFSPRLSNDGLALELTLATDSVVGEILDRVRAAGIEVVDVDTRQPHLEDIFLQLTGIGAGNGGENHGA, encoded by the coding sequence ATGAGCTGCCTTGCCCTCGATATTCGCAATCTGGAGAAAAACTACGGTGGCCCCACAGTCGTCGATAACCTTACCCTGAGCATCAAACCGGGGGAGATCTTTGGTCTCCTCGGACCGAACGGCGCCGGAAAAAGTACCACCATCAACATGGTCGCCGGGGTCACCCGCATCGGTAGCGGGACAATATCAATCTTCGGCTATGACAACCGGCGTGACTATCGCACCGCCCGGCGACTGACCGGAGTGATGCATCAGGAGATTGTCATCGACAACTTCTTTTCGATTGAGCGGGCGCTGAAGATTCATGCCGGATACTTTGGCGTTGTCGATGATCCCGCCTGGCGCAATCTGCTCATCGACCGGCTTGGTCTGCGTCCGCATCTGGGGAAGGTGATGTTCAAACTTTCCGGCGGCCTCAAACGCCGCTTCATGATTGCCAAGGCACTGGTCCACAAGCCGCGCCTGCTGATTCTTGACGAACCGACCGCCGGGGTCGATGTGGAGCTGCGGCATACCCTGTGGGAGTTTGTCCGCGAGATCAACACCCAGGGAACGACGATCCTGCTCACCACCCACTACCTCGAAGAGGCGGAGCAGATGTGCGACCGCATTGCGATCATGCATCACGGCAAACTGGTCGCCCTCGAAAAGACCGCTGACCTGACCGCCCGCCACGGCCAACGCCATCTTGAGCTAACCCTGAAAGAGGCGCTGACCGTGATGCCGGACACCTTGGCGCAGTTCAGCCCGCGACTGAGCAATGATGGCCTGGCGCTGGAGCTGACCCTGGCGACCGACAGCGTCGTCGGCGAAATTCTCGATCGGGTGCGCGCGGCGGGCATCGAAGTGGTCGATGTCGACACCCGTCAGCCGCATCTGGAGGACATCTTTTTGCAACTGACCGGCATCGGGGCCGGGAACGGAGGAGAAAACCATGGCGCATGA